Proteins encoded in a region of the Candidatus Zixiibacteriota bacterium genome:
- a CDS encoding Mrp/NBP35 family ATP-binding protein, whose product MLTETAVREVLDKIDDPELKKPLTDLDMIRSIDIQGGDVTVGVSLTVPGCPMKEKISRDITTGVGALSGAESVRVEFDVMTDEQRKNLRQKLGFSDSAQAKGPAPVSYAKRFIAVSSGKGGVGKSTVTTNVAVAMAGLGYKVGLLDADVYGFSIPHMLGVEGRPTMIDDQIIPLRKGDNIQVVSMGLFISEDEPVVWRGPLLHKAINQFIRDVVWDELDYLFLDLPPGTGDVSLTIAQAIPSAEMLVVTTPQATATHVAGRVAKMAEKTDLRVLGVIENMAYFETNGEREYIFGRDGGKNLAKKLSVPFLGEIPLMTSLREGSDSGKPVASDGTPDQVKLFESIAQLIDGTAGR is encoded by the coding sequence ATGCTTACCGAAACTGCTGTCCGAGAAGTACTCGACAAAATCGACGATCCGGAGTTGAAAAAGCCGCTGACCGATCTTGACATGATTCGATCTATCGATATCCAGGGCGGCGATGTCACCGTCGGTGTCTCGCTCACTGTGCCCGGCTGCCCAATGAAAGAAAAAATCTCGCGCGATATCACTACCGGCGTGGGGGCGCTGTCGGGTGCTGAATCGGTTCGGGTCGAATTCGATGTTATGACCGATGAACAACGCAAGAACCTGCGTCAGAAACTCGGCTTCAGTGATTCAGCTCAAGCCAAAGGCCCGGCCCCGGTCAGCTATGCCAAACGGTTTATTGCTGTCTCCTCCGGCAAGGGCGGGGTGGGTAAATCGACTGTCACGACCAATGTCGCCGTGGCCATGGCTGGACTTGGTTACAAAGTGGGTTTGTTGGACGCCGATGTTTACGGTTTTTCGATTCCGCACATGCTTGGTGTCGAAGGCCGTCCCACCATGATCGACGATCAGATCATACCGCTACGCAAGGGGGACAATATCCAGGTTGTTTCGATGGGCCTCTTTATCAGCGAGGACGAACCGGTTGTTTGGCGCGGTCCGCTTTTGCACAAAGCGATAAACCAGTTCATACGCGACGTCGTGTGGGATGAGCTCGACTATCTTTTTCTGGACCTTCCGCCCGGCACCGGCGATGTATCCCTGACCATCGCCCAGGCCATTCCTTCGGCCGAGATGCTGGTGGTCACCACACCGCAGGCGACGGCGACCCATGTAGCCGGGCGGGTGGCCAAGATGGCTGAAAAGACAGATTTGAGAGTACTCGGTGTTATCGAGAACATGGCTTACTTTGAGACCAACGGGGAACGTGAATACATTTTTGGTCGCGACGGTGGTAAGAACCTGGCCAAAAAACTCAGCGTCCCATTCCTTGGTGAGATACCTCTGATGACGTCGTTGCGCGAAGGATCCGACTCGGGCAAACCGGTCGCATCGGACGGTACGCCTGATCAGGTGAAACTGTTCGAGAGCATTGCACAATTGATCGACGGTACAGCAGGTAGATAA
- a CDS encoding YceI family protein has translation MTKHHACRRCFLVVTLVSMTALKLSSAEYHIERSPETIVSFVSESPLIDFEVNTDKIDGYAYWEGEGFPPDDSQLQSSEVYFEVQLNTFDAGNGMYNRHLKERYFETEKYPYASYKARITKVESMADSSFVVHTTGVFSLHGATKEIQVSGSAVSTDQGLTIHCEFAVKASDYDIEMPSLMMMEVDDDINVRLEFILKIAK, from the coding sequence ATGACTAAGCATCACGCCTGCCGTCGCTGTTTTCTCGTAGTCACCTTGGTTAGTATGACAGCTTTGAAGCTGTCGTCGGCCGAGTACCACATCGAGCGGTCACCTGAAACAATTGTATCGTTCGTTTCAGAGTCTCCGTTGATAGACTTTGAAGTCAATACCGACAAAATCGACGGCTACGCTTACTGGGAGGGTGAAGGATTTCCCCCCGATGATTCTCAACTACAATCCAGTGAAGTCTATTTTGAGGTGCAACTCAATACTTTTGATGCCGGCAACGGCATGTACAACCGCCACCTGAAAGAACGATATTTCGAAACCGAAAAGTACCCTTATGCTTCCTACAAAGCCAGGATTACCAAGGTGGAATCTATGGCCGACAGTTCTTTTGTTGTACATACAACCGGTGTCTTCTCGCTGCACGGCGCCACCAAAGAAATCCAGGTGTCCGGTTCGGCGGTATCGACAGACCAGGGATTGACCATCCATTGTGAGTTTGCGGTTAAAGCGTCCGACTACGATATTGAAATGCCCAGCCTGATGATGATGGAAGTGGACGACGACATTAATGTCCGGCTTGAGTTTATTCTAAAGATCGCTAAGTAA
- a CDS encoding nuclear transport factor 2 family protein, translating to MFKHLCFALMLFLLNGCCNTGVDVKSDRKALVERFFRGVYGGDPTVVDELASDDIVISYPIFQKLFNKPAIRGREAVKQFAVGFGSRWKDTQVTIHEAVEEGDRVVLLWSFTGRNVATANDSMQPTNEFHSWGGITLYRFNEAGKIVAEIGEESEPGPHERVAAGDADEGEN from the coding sequence GTGTTCAAACATCTTTGCTTCGCACTCATGCTCTTCCTGCTGAACGGTTGCTGCAATACAGGAGTTGATGTGAAATCTGATCGCAAAGCTTTGGTCGAAAGGTTCTTTCGCGGTGTCTACGGAGGCGACCCAACCGTTGTGGACGAACTGGCCAGCGATGACATTGTCATAAGTTATCCTATCTTCCAGAAGTTGTTCAACAAACCTGCAATTCGCGGCCGCGAGGCGGTCAAACAGTTTGCCGTCGGTTTTGGTAGTAGGTGGAAGGACACTCAGGTGACCATACATGAGGCGGTTGAAGAGGGTGACCGAGTGGTTTTGCTCTGGAGCTTTACAGGACGAAATGTGGCTACAGCCAACGACAGCATGCAGCCGACCAACGAGTTCCATAGCTGGGGTGGTATTACTTTATACCGCTTTAACGAGGCCGGTAAGATTGTCGCCGAGATTGGTGAGGAAAGTGAGCCCGGACCACACGAACGTGTGGCTGCGGGGGATGCCGACGAAGGAGAAAACTGA
- a CDS encoding CxxxxCH/CxxCH domain-containing protein, translated as MKDITAKSETSRPLLSVESSGFMSRSVLALISLGLVVVFLGCDSEENSIPWSTYHPPVWMTTQAEGFHGTDVLTNGLKDCLKCHDNDLTGGITEVSCFECHGSGQDNCVACHGGFRDNTGAPPPGLRGEVAPDTRAVGAHQAHTVDATIFTGMACVACHIVPEVSWDSAHFDYSLFEEPSRIDSIAEVTWNSIDTTVMWNRGANSCFNSYCHGNFTGGFFTNTPYWIGADQAACGSCHDVGANPGFIDRLHSSHARSNVGCEQCHATVVDADLEVIGPAYHVDGLKTIEFQIDSGGVFIDRTCSDLSVGCHEARDWN; from the coding sequence ATGAAAGACATAACCGCCAAAAGTGAAACCTCCAGGCCGCTTCTCTCGGTCGAAAGTTCCGGTTTTATGTCCCGGTCGGTGTTGGCGCTGATCTCCCTGGGTTTAGTTGTAGTTTTCCTCGGTTGCGACTCGGAAGAAAACAGCATTCCCTGGTCGACATATCATCCGCCGGTCTGGATGACGACCCAGGCGGAAGGGTTTCATGGTACTGATGTCCTGACCAATGGACTGAAGGACTGTCTCAAATGTCATGACAACGATTTGACCGGCGGGATCACCGAAGTATCCTGCTTCGAATGCCACGGCAGCGGCCAGGACAATTGCGTTGCCTGCCACGGTGGCTTCCGGGATAATACCGGCGCACCCCCCCCCGGCTTGAGAGGGGAGGTAGCCCCCGATACCCGCGCGGTCGGGGCGCACCAGGCTCACACGGTCGATGCTACTATTTTCACCGGTATGGCGTGCGTGGCCTGCCACATCGTTCCCGAAGTTTCGTGGGATTCGGCTCACTTTGACTACTCACTTTTTGAAGAACCCTCCCGGATAGATTCTATAGCTGAAGTCACCTGGAACAGCATTGATACCACTGTCATGTGGAATCGTGGGGCAAACAGTTGTTTCAATTCTTACTGCCATGGTAATTTCACCGGCGGGTTCTTTACCAACACGCCCTACTGGATCGGTGCCGACCAGGCAGCCTGCGGGTCCTGTCATGATGTCGGCGCGAACCCCGGGTTCATTGACCGGCTGCATAGTAGCCATGCACGGAGTAATGTTGGCTGCGAACAGTGCCACGCCACTGTCGTTGATGCCGATCTGGAGGTTATCGGCCCTGCGTATCATGTCGACGGTTTGAAAACTATCGAGTTCCAAATTGATTCAGGTGGTGTCTTTATCGACAGGACTTGTAGCGATCTGAGTGTCGGCTGTCATGAAGCGCGGGATTGGAATTGA
- a CDS encoding tetratricopeptide repeat protein, whose product MISMHNDPPKRSNQLHITALVSLLMLMVYYVATWFPQGRVWGLNLWAYFPSIVPLGLLTGGLLVVTTLWLFGRRRNRPDDATQPDIGVTIFWAATAAMTLLMTVLFFYLRARTHFLGDGYTVLSLLAAPEPLVKTREYGAAMLHIWVKQLWGSGEPAALASFRSISIGCGLLFLMSTALLSGRLFQHNRDRFLFLAGLASCGYMYNFFGYVENYSLFILTSLLYCMTGLLVSLGRAPRWTIPPLLGLTVLSHIFGVVFLPATIYLMLAGTTFGNRVGRWSTKTKGAIAAGLSVVGILTFLHFYFNYYYFRFAIVPLLPDRFTVEGYHLFSLGHLVDIINLALLLVPALPIVIVLAFAIAFKRIFRRYEYRYLAILVLSCWAAMFIFDPKLGMPRDWDLFSFAGIPLALFCFYFVLDPKVRPARYIPITLMMIVLASAMLFPRAVSQTNPDQSVVWFDNYGALDKTKNMYGRTLLKKYYDRLGDVAAADQAGRQYVTDYPQFVLNRQGIALKDQGKCAEAIEKYRAALELHPTFVAPYANIGMCYLILGQLDSAEVMLRIAVGMNPYNHLVHNTLARTYFEKGNYAAAEGLLLRAHELSPSELEPLVGLVQLYKKTNKLDNWFNYLNQLVARDDAPLVALNELADYHLNHRRYLLAAPLFRRAVPLGLDSAYLAHLRRNFPQLGL is encoded by the coding sequence ATGATCAGTATGCACAACGACCCGCCCAAAAGATCGAATCAGCTTCACATCACCGCCCTGGTGTCTCTGTTGATGCTGATGGTCTATTATGTCGCAACATGGTTTCCGCAGGGGCGCGTCTGGGGTCTTAACCTCTGGGCGTACTTTCCATCGATAGTTCCCCTGGGTCTGTTGACCGGCGGCCTTTTGGTTGTGACAACACTCTGGCTGTTCGGGCGCCGACGGAATCGACCCGACGATGCCACCCAGCCGGATATCGGTGTCACTATATTCTGGGCGGCCACGGCGGCGATGACGCTGCTTATGACCGTGCTGTTTTTTTACCTGCGCGCACGCACACATTTTCTTGGCGACGGTTACACCGTACTTTCCCTGTTGGCCGCCCCTGAGCCTCTGGTCAAAACGCGCGAATATGGTGCGGCAATGCTGCATATATGGGTCAAGCAGCTTTGGGGCAGTGGTGAACCGGCTGCTTTGGCCAGTTTCAGGTCCATCTCAATCGGTTGCGGTCTGCTCTTTCTGATGTCAACGGCCTTGCTGTCAGGACGACTCTTCCAGCACAACCGTGATCGCTTTCTGTTCCTGGCCGGACTGGCCTCGTGCGGATACATGTACAACTTCTTCGGTTACGTTGAAAACTACTCGCTCTTTATCCTGACCAGTCTGCTGTACTGCATGACCGGGCTGTTGGTATCCCTCGGTCGAGCACCGCGATGGACCATACCCCCCTTGCTGGGACTGACTGTGCTTAGTCATATTTTCGGAGTCGTATTCCTGCCGGCCACAATCTACCTGATGTTGGCCGGGACTACCTTTGGCAATCGGGTAGGACGCTGGTCAACCAAGACCAAAGGAGCCATCGCGGCCGGTCTGTCGGTGGTCGGCATTTTGACGTTTTTACATTTCTATTTCAACTACTACTATTTCCGTTTCGCCATCGTCCCGCTGTTGCCGGATCGCTTCACTGTCGAGGGATATCATCTGTTTTCGCTTGGGCACCTGGTCGACATTATCAACCTGGCTTTGCTGTTGGTTCCAGCTCTGCCGATTGTGATCGTACTGGCCTTTGCAATCGCATTCAAGCGCATCTTCCGCCGTTATGAATATCGTTACCTGGCCATACTGGTTCTCTCTTGCTGGGCAGCCATGTTCATTTTTGATCCCAAGCTGGGGATGCCGCGCGATTGGGACCTCTTTTCTTTCGCCGGGATTCCGTTGGCTCTGTTTTGCTTTTATTTCGTGCTGGACCCGAAAGTTCGTCCGGCCCGGTATATACCTATAACTCTCATGATGATTGTGTTGGCTTCGGCGATGCTGTTCCCGCGGGCGGTCAGCCAAACCAACCCGGATCAGTCGGTAGTCTGGTTCGACAACTACGGCGCCCTGGACAAAACCAAGAACATGTACGGGCGCACCCTTTTGAAGAAGTATTACGATCGGCTCGGTGATGTTGCGGCTGCTGACCAGGCGGGTCGACAATACGTTACCGATTATCCGCAGTTTGTTTTGAACCGGCAGGGTATCGCCTTGAAGGACCAAGGGAAATGCGCCGAGGCAATTGAAAAATACCGCGCCGCCCTCGAGCTGCATCCGACCTTTGTGGCTCCATACGCCAACATCGGCATGTGCTATTTGATTCTTGGCCAGTTAGACAGCGCTGAAGTGATGTTGCGAATAGCGGTCGGCATGAATCCTTACAACCATTTAGTCCACAACACCCTGGCTCGAACCTACTTCGAAAAGGGAAACTACGCAGCCGCTGAAGGGCTGCTTTTGCGTGCTCACGAACTCTCGCCGTCTGAATTGGAGCCGTTGGTCGGACTGGTGCAATTGTACAAGAAGACCAACAAGTTGGATAACTGGTTCAATTACCTGAATCAACTCGTCGCGCGCGATGACGCCCCGTTAGTGGCGCTGAACGAGCTGGCCGATTATCACCTCAACCACCGACGCTACCTTCTGGCCGCCCCTTTGTTCCGGCGGGCCGTACCTTTGGGACTGGACAGTGCGTACCTGGCCCATTTGCGCCGAAATTTCCCGCAACTGGGCTTGTGA
- a CDS encoding DUF5777 family beta-barrel protein, with product MLWPTKSLAQPKWQRSDPEIELGLQVFHSTKVLGLPTAAMLKTGDIEFEISHRFVPPITDGYDVLYGFDGPARMRLALGHAINDAWMITLGRSSIDANTDLCIKHSLLQSKESAMSYMAAVQAGVAWNPVETSRRDHRDSVIIRPKSHSRHFQSFGQLIIDLQPHPRLAVGLVPSFLYNRDISARDIENTFTLGTHGQWFVRSHLSFVGEYSFVLSNKSNSHNPVALGLELETGAHIFELFITNQVRINPSQYLAGAEFPFDADNLRIGFLINRIL from the coding sequence ATGTTATGGCCAACGAAATCCTTGGCTCAGCCAAAATGGCAGCGATCCGATCCCGAGATCGAGTTGGGTCTTCAGGTTTTTCATTCCACCAAGGTGCTGGGGCTACCGACCGCGGCCATGCTAAAAACCGGCGATATCGAGTTTGAGATATCGCATCGTTTTGTGCCGCCTATAACCGACGGCTATGACGTTCTCTACGGTTTTGACGGACCGGCCCGGATGCGTTTGGCCTTGGGACATGCGATCAATGACGCTTGGATGATTACTTTGGGTCGAAGCAGTATAGATGCCAACACCGATCTTTGCATCAAACACAGCCTGCTGCAATCCAAAGAATCTGCCATGTCGTACATGGCCGCCGTTCAAGCAGGAGTGGCCTGGAACCCGGTGGAGACATCCCGACGTGATCACCGAGACAGCGTAATCATAAGACCCAAAAGCCACAGCCGACACTTCCAGTCTTTCGGCCAGTTGATTATCGATCTGCAACCGCACCCGCGGTTAGCCGTCGGTCTGGTGCCCTCTTTTCTGTACAACCGCGATATCAGCGCCAGGGATATTGAAAACACGTTTACGCTGGGGACCCATGGTCAATGGTTCGTGCGTTCGCATCTGAGTTTTGTCGGCGAGTATTCTTTTGTACTTTCGAACAAGTCAAACTCCCACAACCCGGTCGCGCTAGGTCTCGAATTGGAAACCGGCGCTCACATTTTTGAACTGTTCATTACCAACCAGGTGCGAATCAATCCGTCGCAATATCTGGCTGGAGCCGAATTCCCTTTTGACGCTGATAACTTAAGAATAGGTTTTCTGATCAACCGGATTCTCTGA
- a CDS encoding vitamin B12-dependent ribonucleotide reductase: protein MKIDRYFTRDGESPYCRINFVKRSSEIKNPDGSEVFKLDGVQVPENWSQVAVDILAQKYFRKAGVPQIDEQGQPIVDKDDQPVLAGETDSRQVFHRMAGCWRHWGEKHGYFDTETDSQAFYDELCYMLASQVSAPNSPQWFNTGLHFAYQIGGVSNGHFYVDPNSQTLTRAANAYEHPQPHACFIQSVSDDLVNDGGIMDLWVREARLFKYGSGTGTNFSHLRGAGERLSGGGQSSGLMSFLRIGDRAAGAIKSGGTTRRAAKMVCLDLDHPDIEAFISWKVIEEQKVAAMVTGSAVIRQQLQEVFQATQISDNGNGVIIEADPAINKSLKQAISAARRLAIPSAYIKKILELADQGIREIEFVQLDTNWESEAYMTVSGQNSNNSVRVPNRFFEILRSKGDWELISRTDGGTARTLPAAELWDKICHATWSCADPGVQFDDTINEWHTCSKDGRINASNPCSEYMFLDDTACNLASINLGKFLRDDGSFDLDGYLHAIRLWTVVLEISVLMASYPSPMIAQKSFEYRTLGLGYANLGSVLMRMGIPYDSSEAYAWCGALSSMLTGQAYVTSAEMSKELGPFSGYYRNRDNMLKVARNHRRAAYNADPSEYEGLTIKPSGINPAYLPEEVVEAARVVWDQALEQGEIYGFRNAQTSVVAPTGTIGLVMDCDTTGIEPDYALVKFKKLAGGGYFKIINGSVPVALRRLGYTSDQVKDIITHATGHKTLKQAPFINHESLKAKGFSDDELNLLEEAVGNVFDITFAFNRHTLGDDFLIESLGLSSDVTDQWDFNLLRELGFTKEQIEAANEFCCGTMTLEGAPHLKDEHLPIFDCASRCGKKGSRLIGFESHIRMMASAQPFISGAISKTINMPSEASIDDIKTAYRLAWETMNKAIAIYRDGSKLSQPLAASLIDEDEEDEPIEMTVSQVAEQAARKVIYRYIAKRRKLPYRRGGYTQKAVVGGHKVYLRTGEYSDGSLGEIFLDMHREGAAFRSLMNSFAIAISLGLQHGVPLEEYVEAFLFSRFEPNGMVRGNKAIKMSTSIIDYIFRELAISYLGRNDLAHVSEEDLRGDTLGDPTESSVEFEEEEAADSIMSGSVATGSRTAQDIRSVHLRLGSREADNGGNGHGRDQQGHQGGFADGKSLDNQAAKQTVEETEGVLEYVAQTGSTATDEGSQRLHSAIRAARMKGYEGDMCGECGQFTMVRNGTCLKCDSCGATSGCS, encoded by the coding sequence TTGAAGATAGACCGGTATTTTACTCGCGATGGGGAATCGCCCTATTGTCGAATCAATTTTGTGAAGCGTTCTTCGGAGATCAAAAACCCCGATGGTTCGGAGGTTTTCAAACTTGATGGTGTTCAGGTTCCGGAAAACTGGTCGCAAGTAGCTGTTGACATACTGGCTCAGAAGTATTTTCGCAAGGCGGGGGTTCCTCAGATTGACGAACAGGGTCAGCCGATTGTCGACAAGGACGACCAGCCCGTGTTGGCAGGCGAGACCGATTCACGCCAGGTGTTTCATCGCATGGCCGGTTGCTGGCGACATTGGGGTGAGAAGCACGGCTACTTTGACACCGAGACCGACTCTCAGGCCTTCTACGATGAACTTTGTTACATGCTGGCTTCGCAGGTTTCAGCGCCCAACTCGCCGCAATGGTTCAACACCGGTTTGCATTTCGCATATCAAATCGGTGGCGTATCGAATGGTCATTTCTATGTTGATCCTAATTCGCAAACATTGACCCGGGCCGCCAACGCCTACGAACACCCTCAGCCCCATGCCTGTTTCATCCAATCGGTGTCGGATGATTTGGTCAATGACGGCGGTATAATGGATCTCTGGGTGCGTGAGGCGCGTCTGTTTAAGTATGGTTCCGGCACCGGGACCAATTTCTCCCATCTGCGCGGCGCCGGTGAGCGTCTTTCCGGCGGTGGTCAGTCATCCGGTTTGATGTCGTTTTTGCGCATCGGTGATCGAGCGGCGGGCGCGATCAAGTCCGGCGGCACGACACGACGCGCGGCCAAGATGGTTTGTCTTGATCTGGATCATCCGGATATCGAAGCGTTCATAAGCTGGAAAGTAATCGAAGAGCAAAAAGTAGCGGCCATGGTGACCGGTTCGGCCGTGATCCGACAACAGCTTCAGGAGGTCTTCCAGGCAACACAGATTTCAGACAACGGCAACGGCGTTATCATCGAAGCTGACCCGGCCATAAACAAATCCTTGAAGCAGGCGATCAGCGCCGCTCGTCGTCTGGCCATTCCATCGGCCTACATCAAGAAGATTCTTGAACTGGCCGACCAGGGCATTCGGGAAATCGAATTTGTTCAGCTGGATACCAATTGGGAATCGGAAGCGTACATGACGGTATCGGGGCAAAACTCCAACAACTCGGTGCGTGTCCCCAACAGGTTCTTTGAAATACTGAGGTCCAAAGGGGATTGGGAATTGATTTCGCGCACCGACGGTGGTACTGCCCGCACGCTTCCTGCGGCTGAACTGTGGGATAAGATTTGTCATGCCACCTGGTCGTGCGCCGATCCCGGTGTTCAGTTTGACGACACCATCAACGAATGGCATACCTGCTCCAAAGACGGTCGGATCAACGCTTCCAACCCCTGTTCGGAATACATGTTTCTGGACGACACCGCTTGCAACCTGGCTTCGATAAACCTGGGCAAGTTCCTGCGTGATGATGGTTCCTTCGACCTCGACGGATACCTGCACGCCATTCGGCTCTGGACGGTGGTGTTGGAGATTTCGGTTCTGATGGCATCGTATCCATCGCCGATGATAGCCCAAAAGAGTTTTGAATATCGCACTCTCGGTCTTGGCTATGCCAACCTTGGTTCGGTGCTCATGCGCATGGGCATTCCGTATGATTCATCGGAGGCTTACGCCTGGTGTGGCGCTCTGAGTTCGATGCTTACGGGGCAAGCCTATGTAACCTCGGCTGAAATGTCTAAAGAGCTGGGTCCTTTTTCGGGCTACTATCGAAACCGTGACAACATGCTAAAGGTGGCTCGCAACCATCGTCGGGCCGCCTACAATGCCGACCCGTCCGAATACGAGGGACTTACCATAAAACCATCCGGCATCAACCCGGCCTATCTCCCGGAGGAAGTTGTCGAGGCGGCGCGGGTGGTCTGGGATCAAGCCCTGGAACAGGGCGAGATCTACGGCTTCCGTAATGCGCAGACTTCGGTGGTGGCGCCGACCGGCACTATCGGGCTGGTCATGGATTGCGACACGACCGGTATCGAACCGGACTATGCGCTGGTCAAATTCAAGAAGCTGGCCGGTGGTGGTTATTTCAAGATCATTAACGGCTCGGTCCCCGTCGCGCTCCGTCGCCTGGGTTACACCAGTGATCAGGTCAAGGATATCATCACTCATGCCACCGGTCACAAGACTCTTAAACAAGCGCCCTTCATCAATCATGAATCGCTCAAAGCCAAAGGTTTTAGCGATGATGAACTCAACCTGCTGGAAGAGGCGGTGGGGAATGTTTTTGACATCACCTTTGCCTTCAACCGCCACACGCTTGGTGATGATTTTCTGATCGAGTCACTGGGGCTGTCAAGTGACGTCACCGATCAATGGGATTTCAACCTGCTGCGAGAACTGGGATTCACGAAAGAGCAGATTGAGGCGGCCAACGAATTCTGTTGCGGCACCATGACCTTAGAAGGAGCGCCGCATCTTAAAGATGAACACTTGCCGATTTTTGATTGTGCCAGTCGTTGCGGCAAGAAAGGCAGTCGTTTGATCGGCTTCGAGTCACACATTCGTATGATGGCCTCGGCGCAACCGTTCATTTCGGGTGCCATCTCCAAGACAATCAACATGCCCTCCGAGGCATCTATCGATGATATCAAGACAGCCTACCGGCTGGCTTGGGAAACGATGAACAAAGCGATTGCCATTTACCGCGATGGTTCCAAGCTGAGCCAGCCGCTGGCGGCATCGTTGATCGATGAAGACGAGGAAGATGAACCGATTGAGATGACGGTCAGCCAGGTGGCCGAACAGGCGGCTCGCAAGGTGATCTATCGCTACATTGCCAAACGGCGCAAGCTGCCCTATCGACGCGGCGGCTATACGCAGAAGGCGGTGGTCGGTGGGCACAAGGTCTACCTGCGCACCGGCGAGTATTCCGACGGTTCTTTGGGTGAGATTTTTCTGGATATGCACCGTGAGGGGGCTGCTTTCCGCAGTTTGATGAACAGCTTTGCCATTGCTATCTCGCTTGGTCTTCAGCACGGCGTACCGCTGGAGGAGTATGTGGAAGCATTCCTGTTCAGCCGCTTTGAACCAAACGGTATGGTGCGCGGCAACAAGGCCATCAAAATGTCGACTTCGATTATTGACTACATATTCCGTGAACTGGCTATCAGCTATCTCGGCCGGAATGATCTCGCGCACGTCTCCGAAGAGGACTTGCGCGGTGATACCCTGGGCGATCCGACAGAATCATCGGTTGAATTCGAAGAAGAGGAGGCAGCCGACAGTATTATGTCCGGATCGGTGGCGACAGGGAGTCGCACCGCCCAGGATATTCGTTCCGTTCATTTGCGTCTGGGCTCCAGGGAAGCCGACAACGGCGGCAATGGGCACGGTCGAGACCAGCAGGGACATCAAGGAGGTTTTGCCGATGGTAAGTCGCTGGACAATCAGGCTGCAAAGCAGACAGTTGAAGAAACGGAGGGTGTGCTGGAATACGTCGCTCAGACGGGATCGACGGCGACCGATGAAGGAAGCCAGAGACTCCACAGTGCAATCAGAGCGGCGAGAATGAAAGGTTACGAGGGAGACATGTGCGGTGAGTGCGGACAATTTACTATGGTTCGCAACGGTACCTGTCTCAAATGCGACTCGTGCGGCGCCACGTCCGGGTGTAGTTAG
- a CDS encoding DUF4388 domain-containing protein, producing MDLDLQGRIERFTLPEILQLIASSRKTGTLGIQKDDSIVMVYFKEGSVIYGYGPRQTFHLGQLLRERGVITDEQLEDAVRVQAKSENSKRLGEIMISRNYIDRADLEQVVIKQVKELLYSLLSWQSGSFKFYDNQFPTEEEITIDLSIENVILEGLRRVDEMNMVRETLPDLEAVFTISASQAGRKREVSLEADEWNIMALVDGRRSLDEVCKLGGGQRDETLKRLAHLKLAGLITKTEKKEEAASPQLDKIANRLAGLFEDYLTAKSPSRPAKRMVTETFVEEAD from the coding sequence ATGGATCTTGATTTACAAGGACGAATCGAACGTTTCACCCTACCGGAAATCCTGCAACTGATAGCATCCAGCCGCAAAACCGGAACGCTCGGTATCCAAAAAGATGACTCTATTGTCATGGTCTATTTCAAAGAGGGGAGCGTCATCTACGGCTACGGACCCAGACAGACCTTTCACCTGGGCCAGCTTCTCAGAGAGCGCGGGGTCATCACCGATGAACAGCTTGAGGATGCAGTACGTGTCCAGGCCAAAAGCGAAAACTCCAAACGGCTTGGCGAAATAATGATCTCCCGCAACTATATCGACCGGGCCGATCTTGAGCAAGTGGTCATAAAGCAGGTGAAGGAACTTCTGTACTCGCTGCTGTCGTGGCAGAGTGGATCGTTCAAGTTCTACGACAACCAGTTTCCGACCGAGGAAGAGATCACTATCGACCTCTCGATAGAGAACGTGATTTTGGAAGGCCTGCGTCGGGTCGATGAAATGAATATGGTTCGTGAAACTCTGCCGGACCTTGAAGCCGTGTTCACGATTTCCGCATCCCAGGCCGGACGTAAGCGCGAAGTGAGTCTCGAAGCGGACGAGTGGAACATCATGGCTCTGGTGGACGGTCGTAGAAGCCTCGATGAAGTCTGCAAACTGGGCGGCGGTCAGCGCGATGAAACACTCAAACGGTTGGCTCATCTTAAACTGGCCGGCCTGATCACCAAGACTGAGAAAAAAGAAGAAGCTGCCTCCCCACAGCTGGACAAAATAGCCAACCGCCTGGCCGGCTTGTTCGAGGACTATCTGACGGCCAAGTCACCCAGCCGCCCAGCCAAAAGAATGGTCACCGAAACATTCGTCGAGGAGGCTGATTGA